The nucleotide window GCCGTTCAAAGGGTTTTGGCTTTGTTGAGATGGCAAATGATGCAGAAGCTGCTTCTGCAATCGCTGACCTCAACGACAGTGACCTGAACGGCAGAACCATCAAGGTTAACGAGGCAAAGCCCCGTGAAGAGCGTCCAGCTTCCCGCTCAAGGTATTAAGCCTTACCACTACGGATACTAAAAGCTGCTGTTGCGAAACAGCAGCTTTTTTTTTGCCTCTCACCTTCTCTGCCATTCTTTTTCCCGTAAACTGAACCGAAAACTATCCCGTTAATCGCTCAGTTTGAGGACCACACTTAGTTGCGTATCTTGACTGATAACTCTTTACGCCTCCAACAGAAGAAACTTCATGACAGCTGAACACCTGCTTTTCCAGTCTGATGGCGGCTTTATCCGCATTCCGATCTGGGGCCATATTCCGCTCAGCGGACCGCTGAAAAAGATTCTCTCCCACCCTTCATTCCTGCGGCTTAAGGGAATCCGCCAGCTCTCCTTCTCGCAGCAGGTCTATCCCGGAGCTACGCATACACGGTTTGAGCACTCCATCGGGGTCTATCATCTCATGAAGCTTATTCTGCAGCGGATGCTGACAAGCAAGCTCGCGCTCAGCCTTCAGGATGGTGAGTTCATATTCGATGATCACAACTGCCGGGTACTGCTCTCGGCAAGCCTGCTGCATGATATCGGCCACTTTCCGCATGCCCATATCATAGAAGAGCAGATTCCTGTGTGCGGAGGTGAGCCGGTATTTTCGCACCACGAGGATCTTTGCAGCCATTTCATTTACGAGAAGCATCCGGGAATTCCCCCAATAGCTGAAATCCTGCAAGAGGAGTGGCAGGTCAATCCCGAGGAGGTGATAACGCTTATCAAGGGCGGAAGCGGCACACGATTCGGGAAACTGATCAGCGGAACGCTTGATCCGGACAAGATGGACTACCTGATGCGCGATGCACACCACTGCAACATTCCTTACGGAAGCATCGATATTGAACGATTGATCGAGTCGTTTGTGCCTGACCCGCAGCGTGAGCGGTTTGCCATAACCGAAAAAGGAATTGCGCCGCTTGAAAGCCTGCTGTTCGCAAAATACATGATGATGCGCAATGTCTATTGGCACCATACAAGCAGAGCACTATCGGCAATGCTGCGCAGGCTTTTGCAGGATATTGCCGGGGAAGGAATGCTCTCAGGCAGTG belongs to Candidatus Chlorobium masyuteum and includes:
- a CDS encoding RNA recognition motif domain-containing protein, producing the protein MNIYIGNLDYSVTEADLRETFGEFGEVSSASVINDKFTGRSKGFGFVEMANDAEAASAIADLNDSDLNGRTIKVNEAKPREERPASRSRY
- a CDS encoding HD domain-containing protein — protein: MTAEHLLFQSDGGFIRIPIWGHIPLSGPLKKILSHPSFLRLKGIRQLSFSQQVYPGATHTRFEHSIGVYHLMKLILQRMLTSKLALSLQDGEFIFDDHNCRVLLSASLLHDIGHFPHAHIIEEQIPVCGGEPVFSHHEDLCSHFIYEKHPGIPPIAEILQEEWQVNPEEVITLIKGGSGTRFGKLISGTLDPDKMDYLMRDAHHCNIPYGSIDIERLIESFVPDPQRERFAITEKGIAPLESLLFAKYMMMRNVYWHHTSRALSAMLRRLLQDIAGEGMLSGSALRELFYGNADDRVLHELKQLMPDKTHPISALLDDILMRRVYKRAITVQPYINNSSKEDERWFIYNSDNKMRREKELEICNFLNKRLHLGLHGHEVLIDPPSKKDIFDYADLKELRVLPTRSEHIHYSLQLDSEYVRFDDLNESVFQSDFILSFERYTKKFRLLCRPDLRDHIAAFREEIMCLMANDLDLFRSGSLSH